One segment of Olsenella uli DSM 7084 DNA contains the following:
- a CDS encoding protein-ADP-ribose hydrolase: protein MEREHKRHLLKELVFGLYAEGGTEPASARRRVTSLQTSEELWNEFRALVNTRPPIPAGDGWLALQDELLEGLISETGIASIDDARTSSVDPRMRLWRGDITTLAADAIVNAANSQMLGCWIPGHHCIDNAIHTFAGVQLRLECARIMAEQGHEEPTGQAKLTGAYNLPAARVIHTVGPIANGHPSDLQRRQLASCYRSCLDLAAGHGLRSIALCCISTGEFAFPQQGAAEIAVQTVQAWLDRHGAEMAVVFNVFTDVDETAYRKLLT, encoded by the coding sequence ATGGAGCGGGAACACAAGCGCCATCTGCTGAAAGAGCTGGTCTTCGGCCTGTACGCCGAGGGTGGCACCGAACCTGCCTCCGCCAGGAGAAGGGTCACGAGCCTGCAGACGTCCGAGGAGCTCTGGAACGAGTTTCGCGCGCTGGTGAACACCAGGCCTCCCATTCCCGCCGGGGACGGGTGGCTTGCCCTGCAGGACGAGCTGCTCGAAGGGCTGATATCCGAGACAGGCATAGCCTCGATCGATGACGCCAGGACGAGCTCCGTCGATCCTCGCATGCGGCTGTGGCGCGGCGACATCACCACGCTTGCCGCCGATGCCATCGTCAACGCTGCCAACAGCCAGATGCTCGGCTGCTGGATCCCGGGCCACCACTGCATCGACAACGCCATCCACACCTTCGCGGGCGTGCAGCTGCGCCTGGAGTGCGCACGCATCATGGCAGAGCAGGGCCATGAGGAGCCCACCGGCCAGGCGAAGCTCACGGGCGCCTACAACCTACCGGCCGCACGCGTCATCCACACCGTCGGTCCCATCGCGAACGGCCACCCTAGCGATCTGCAGCGCAGGCAGCTCGCCTCGTGCTATCGCAGCTGCCTCGACCTTGCCGCCGGGCATGGCCTGAGGTCCATCGCCCTCTGCTGCATCAGCACCGGCGAGTTCGCCTTCCCGCAGCAAGGGGCCGCCGAGATCGCCGTGCAAACCGTGCAAGCATGGCTCGACAGGCATGGTGCCGAAATGGCCGTCGTCTTCAACGTATTCACCGACGTGGACGAGACCGCCTATCGAAAGCTGCTTACATAG
- a CDS encoding SDR family NAD(P)-dependent oxidoreductase, translating to MRIALITGASSGLGREYARWADAHGSFDQIWAIARREERLHALAKELSTPVRALPLDLTEGSAATTLQAILDEEACDDPSLEVGLLVNAAGFGKFGTYADMTLAEADSMVDLNCRALVDVTQVALAHMRDGGRIVQVASSASFQPLPGLNVYAASKAFVRSYTRALRFELRGRGIHVTAVCPLWVKTEFIDVARRTANGQTVRHPFPMLGARRVVRWSMLVNAANYPVATCCVTGLLMRIAGKVIPAPLIMWVWEGVRRI from the coding sequence ATGCGCATAGCTCTCATAACCGGGGCCTCGAGCGGGCTGGGCCGCGAGTACGCACGCTGGGCGGACGCCCATGGCAGCTTCGACCAGATCTGGGCCATCGCGCGCCGAGAGGAGCGGCTCCACGCGCTTGCCAAGGAGCTCTCGACCCCCGTGCGCGCGCTACCCCTGGACCTCACGGAGGGGTCTGCGGCAACGACGCTCCAGGCGATTCTCGACGAGGAGGCGTGCGACGACCCCTCCCTCGAGGTGGGGCTCCTTGTGAACGCGGCAGGCTTTGGCAAGTTTGGCACGTATGCGGACATGACGCTTGCCGAGGCCGACTCCATGGTCGACCTCAACTGCCGTGCGCTGGTGGACGTGACGCAGGTAGCGCTTGCGCACATGCGAGACGGCGGGCGCATCGTCCAGGTTGCGTCCAGCGCCTCGTTCCAGCCGCTTCCGGGGCTCAACGTGTACGCGGCAAGCAAGGCGTTCGTGAGAAGCTACACGCGAGCGCTCCGCTTTGAGCTGCGGGGGCGGGGCATCCACGTGACCGCCGTGTGCCCGCTTTGGGTGAAGACCGAGTTCATCGACGTCGCGCGCCGGACGGCCAACGGCCAGACCGTGCGCCACCCCTTCCCCATGCTGGGAGCACGTCGTGTGGTGCGCTGGTCGATGCTCGTGAACGCCGCAAACTACCCCGTTGCCACCTGCTGCGTCACCGGCCTTCTCATGCGGATCGCCGGCAAGGTCATTCCCGCTCCGCTCATCATGTGGGTCTGGGAGGGTGTCCGGAGGATTTGA
- a CDS encoding SIR2 family NAD-dependent protein deacylase, whose product MTEKTPSRNVTRLVEAIASADAVVVGAGAGMSTAAGLTYSGERFERLFPDFIERYGFADMYSAGFYPYPTPEEHWAYWSRYVWCNRYEAAPKDTYGKLLRLLGGKDLFVLTTNVDHQFQLAGIPKERLFYTQGDFGLWQCSVPCHDKTYDNFGTVRRMVVEQQGMRVPSELVPHCPVCGRPMAMNLRADSTFVEDTGWHAAATRYREFLHAHERGRVVYLELGVGMNTPVIVKYPFWRRTYANPDATYVCANYGETYAPDEIRGRSILLDADIDATLSAALEAQRGKEV is encoded by the coding sequence ATGACAGAAAAGACGCCTTCAAGGAACGTCACCCGACTCGTCGAGGCCATCGCGAGCGCCGATGCGGTCGTAGTGGGAGCGGGAGCGGGGATGTCGACCGCCGCAGGCCTCACGTACTCCGGCGAGCGCTTCGAGCGACTCTTCCCTGATTTCATCGAAAGGTACGGTTTCGCCGACATGTACTCGGCGGGCTTCTATCCCTACCCCACACCCGAGGAGCACTGGGCGTACTGGAGCCGCTACGTCTGGTGCAACCGCTACGAGGCCGCACCCAAGGACACATACGGCAAGCTCCTGCGCCTGCTCGGGGGCAAGGACCTCTTCGTGCTCACCACCAACGTCGACCACCAGTTCCAGCTCGCCGGCATCCCCAAGGAGCGCCTGTTCTACACGCAGGGCGACTTTGGCCTCTGGCAGTGCAGCGTGCCCTGCCACGACAAGACCTATGACAACTTCGGGACGGTCAGGCGCATGGTCGTCGAACAGCAGGGCATGAGGGTACCGAGCGAACTCGTGCCCCACTGCCCCGTGTGCGGCAGGCCCATGGCCATGAACCTGCGCGCCGACTCCACGTTCGTGGAAGATACCGGCTGGCATGCCGCCGCCACACGATACCGGGAGTTCCTGCACGCCCACGAACGGGGCAGGGTGGTCTATCTCGAGCTCGGTGTGGGGATGAACACGCCTGTCATCGTCAAATACCCGTTCTGGAGGCGTACGTACGCAAACCCGGATGCGACGTACGTCTGCGCAAACTACGGGGAGACGTACGCCCCTGATGAAATCCGCGGCCGCTCTATACTGCTAGACGCGGACATCGATGCCACATTGAGCGCAGCCCTTGAGGCACAACGCGGCAAGGAGGTTTGA
- a CDS encoding DUF1648 domain-containing protein, whose amino-acid sequence MIVIAVATIGMLALLTLVVGLLLAFTPYLMRRNECFAVTVPASAQRDPRLVALKRRYAMVMLALAAAATVASLAAGVLMVSGQDVIGTVLMCAALFVPVVMSFVLMLRNRCKVSALKLSEGWGVRSHQAVASVAEKDLPGAIPLAWDLVYVPVILGTACLGLVLYPGMPEQLPMHADFAGNVSRYVPKTLGSAIGFPIAFEAFMAACLVFAHWTILRSKRPADPGAPATSALAYGLFARAQSALLLVTGVLLSGGSGLLFLLSSAGLIGLGQAGLVIMMLCVPLVIGGVVLSVVYGQAGSRVFGRMRDDDGLLADDDEHWKLGVLYFNPGDASVFLPKRFGVGWTLNLARPSAWAIVVGAVVLTVAFVVLVANLAG is encoded by the coding sequence ATGATCGTGATCGCTGTCGCCACTATTGGCATGCTGGCGTTGCTGACGCTCGTCGTCGGCCTCCTGCTCGCCTTCACCCCGTATCTCATGCGCCGCAACGAGTGCTTTGCCGTGACGGTGCCCGCCTCCGCCCAGAGGGACCCACGCCTCGTCGCCCTCAAGAGGCGCTATGCCATGGTGATGCTCGCCCTGGCGGCGGCGGCGACCGTCGCTTCCCTGGCGGCCGGTGTGCTGATGGTCTCTGGCCAGGATGTGATCGGTACGGTGCTCATGTGTGCCGCCCTGTTCGTCCCTGTGGTCATGTCGTTCGTGCTCATGCTGCGTAACCGTTGCAAGGTGAGCGCGCTCAAGCTCTCCGAGGGCTGGGGGGTGAGGAGCCATCAGGCGGTCGCCAGCGTCGCCGAGAAGGATTTGCCGGGTGCGATTCCCCTCGCATGGGATCTCGTCTACGTCCCTGTCATCCTGGGGACGGCCTGCCTGGGGCTCGTGCTCTATCCCGGCATGCCCGAGCAGTTGCCGATGCATGCCGACTTCGCGGGGAACGTCAGTCGCTACGTGCCGAAGACGCTCGGCAGCGCCATCGGGTTTCCCATCGCCTTCGAGGCGTTCATGGCGGCGTGCCTCGTCTTTGCCCACTGGACGATCCTGCGTTCGAAGCGTCCGGCCGACCCTGGCGCGCCCGCCACGTCCGCCCTGGCATACGGGCTCTTCGCCCGCGCGCAGAGCGCGCTCCTGCTTGTCACGGGGGTGCTCCTGAGTGGGGGCTCCGGACTCCTGTTCCTGCTCTCATCGGCGGGGCTCATCGGGCTTGGGCAGGCGGGGCTTGTCATCATGATGCTCTGCGTCCCCCTTGTCATAGGTGGCGTGGTGCTCTCGGTCGTCTATGGCCAGGCGGGCTCGCGCGTGTTCGGGAGGATGCGGGACGACGACGGGCTCCTGGCAGATGACGACGAGCACTGGAAGCTCGGCGTGCTCTACTTCAACCCAGGGGACGCGAGCGTCTTCCTGCCCAAGCGCTTCGGCGTCGGCTGGACCCTGAACCTCGCACGACCGAGTGCCTGGGCGATTGTCGTGGGAGCTGTCGTCCTCACCGTGGCCTTCGTCGTGCTCGTGGCCAACCTGGCAGGGTAA
- a CDS encoding helix-turn-helix transcriptional regulator, which yields MLNKIPLELDEYLWAQWSCTRLAFICAPLGFGKTEFAHRVLQGLDVLEVNAETTDVGVAVTVETARGHDAVLVDNIHDAVSVSQGAALASVVAQCGDTRFVFISRAPMPGWLTPFFAKGDLLIVTNDDLYFTDTDIARLLVANGLAPTPRLVERIAAVTSRYPLAVSLALAHILHGEDAWEEDLTDEAMRYFESEFNRRFDPKVQGLMLLIPLFDRIDESLLTSVLGEADGEMLLDALQHTTCFVTRDSQGWNVNPGMRAFCQWELMRRYEDAARSPMVERAVDYYVAQGNYINALDLCSRAKNGARMLAILDEHARLNPGSGTYCELEHYYHDLPEGMICASPRLMRTMSLLDSMLMDAVGSERWYTELKDYASAPERTRDERHVANANLAYLDLALPHRRLISLTDAVGALAKVNASDDPELTPSMTSAMPSIINGGRDLSPWVPTDEKTCVLIGKLVERALGRLAVGCIEVALCESKFEKGEDVTPYVARVNAVLPKIRRNGDPSIEFAAIGIQCRNLMYCGDARQALALLDLHRRHFAQSEIPERKRIVANLDALRCHAWLRLGQTERAHAWLEESAPDFSKPLDFLNRYIYKTVSQVYISESRYDEALRLMSTLSEYVKSRDRVIDCIHYDVLAAIAAWRSGKDDWRRWIADALDQAKRYGYVRTITLYGAAVLPLLTEARRHAKEMGVDEDQLARLVRGARAQASHYPNFMSSPSGPAEPLTKTEGQVLRLICQDKSNAEIGELLGIKLPTVKTHVSHILTKLGVSRRAQAASEARRLHLV from the coding sequence ATGCTGAACAAGATTCCCCTAGAGCTTGACGAGTACCTCTGGGCGCAATGGAGCTGCACCCGCCTCGCGTTCATCTGCGCCCCCCTCGGCTTTGGCAAGACCGAGTTTGCCCACCGCGTGCTCCAAGGCCTTGACGTGCTGGAGGTCAACGCCGAGACGACCGACGTCGGCGTTGCCGTCACCGTCGAGACGGCACGGGGGCATGACGCCGTCCTCGTGGACAACATCCACGATGCCGTCTCCGTCTCCCAGGGCGCGGCGCTCGCGTCCGTGGTCGCGCAATGCGGCGACACGCGCTTCGTCTTCATCTCTCGCGCGCCCATGCCCGGATGGCTTACGCCCTTCTTCGCCAAGGGTGACCTGCTCATCGTCACGAACGATGACCTCTACTTCACCGACACGGACATAGCGCGCCTCCTGGTGGCCAACGGCCTTGCTCCCACACCCCGGCTGGTCGAGCGCATCGCCGCCGTCACGTCCCGTTATCCCCTGGCGGTCTCGCTCGCCCTCGCGCACATCCTGCACGGCGAGGACGCGTGGGAGGAGGACCTCACCGACGAGGCCATGCGCTACTTCGAGTCCGAGTTCAACCGACGCTTCGACCCAAAGGTCCAGGGGCTCATGCTGCTCATACCGCTCTTCGACAGGATTGACGAGTCCCTTCTCACAAGCGTGCTCGGCGAAGCCGACGGCGAGATGCTCCTCGACGCGCTCCAACACACCACATGCTTTGTCACGCGCGACAGCCAAGGCTGGAACGTGAACCCAGGCATGCGCGCCTTCTGTCAGTGGGAGCTCATGCGCCGTTACGAGGATGCCGCACGCTCGCCCATGGTCGAGCGTGCCGTAGACTACTACGTAGCCCAGGGCAACTACATAAACGCGCTCGATCTGTGCTCGCGCGCCAAGAACGGTGCGCGCATGCTTGCGATCCTAGACGAGCACGCACGGCTTAACCCCGGCAGCGGAACCTATTGCGAGCTCGAGCACTACTACCACGACCTTCCCGAAGGCATGATATGCGCCTCTCCCAGGCTCATGCGCACCATGAGCTTGCTCGACTCAATGCTCATGGACGCCGTTGGGTCGGAGCGCTGGTACACCGAGCTTAAGGACTACGCAAGCGCACCGGAGCGCACGCGAGACGAAAGGCATGTTGCCAACGCCAACCTCGCCTATCTCGACCTGGCGCTCCCCCATCGTCGCCTGATAAGCCTCACGGATGCCGTGGGGGCCCTCGCGAAGGTGAACGCCAGCGACGACCCAGAACTCACGCCCTCCATGACGAGCGCCATGCCCAGCATCATCAACGGCGGACGCGATCTCAGCCCTTGGGTCCCCACAGACGAGAAGACCTGCGTCCTCATCGGCAAGCTCGTCGAGCGCGCCTTGGGGAGGCTCGCCGTGGGCTGCATCGAGGTCGCCCTCTGCGAGAGCAAGTTCGAAAAGGGCGAGGACGTTACCCCCTACGTTGCGCGGGTGAACGCCGTCCTCCCCAAGATCAGGCGCAACGGTGACCCCTCCATCGAGTTTGCTGCCATTGGCATCCAGTGCAGGAACCTCATGTACTGCGGGGATGCGCGTCAGGCGCTGGCGCTTCTCGACCTCCACAGGCGCCACTTCGCCCAGAGCGAGATTCCCGAGCGCAAAAGGATCGTTGCGAACCTCGATGCGCTGCGCTGCCACGCCTGGCTGCGCCTGGGGCAGACCGAGCGCGCTCATGCGTGGCTCGAGGAGAGCGCACCGGACTTCTCCAAGCCGCTCGACTTCCTGAACCGCTACATCTACAAGACCGTAAGCCAGGTGTACATCTCGGAATCGCGCTACGACGAGGCGCTTCGGCTCATGTCCACGCTCAGCGAGTACGTGAAGTCCCGCGACAGGGTCATCGACTGCATCCACTACGACGTGCTCGCGGCCATTGCCGCATGGCGCAGCGGCAAGGACGACTGGAGACGATGGATTGCCGATGCGCTTGACCAGGCAAAGCGCTATGGGTACGTGCGCACCATCACGCTGTACGGCGCAGCCGTGCTGCCGCTGCTCACTGAGGCCCGAAGGCACGCCAAGGAGATGGGCGTGGACGAAGACCAGCTGGCGCGTCTTGTGAGGGGTGCCCGCGCCCAGGCGTCGCACTACCCCAACTTCATGTCGTCGCCCTCGGGACCGGCAGAGCCCCTCACCAAGACGGAGGGCCAGGTGCTGCGTCTCATCTGCCAGGACAAGAGCAACGCTGAGATCGGCGAGCTTCTGGGCATCAAGCTGCCTACGGTGAAGACCCATGTGAGCCACATCCTCACCAAGCTCGGCGTGAGCAGGCGCGCCCAGGCTGCCAGTGAAGCCCGCCGTCTCCACCTGGTGTGA
- a CDS encoding energy-coupling factor transporter transmembrane component T family protein: MVNVIDYVPGDTLLHRLNPVTKLGIAAAIIVATFLADTYPMLVGLLALTFALGAYSRSMGKLVSLLKLVVPLAVVMLLLQTVFVRGGGTVFAWATTEGFVTGGKACLRLLGVALPLILMLGVTRLNDLANACVEVLHVPYRYAFTFTTALRFVPVFGQEMNAIVEAQTARGVEYDTKNPIGKLRLMLPLCVPLLVGSVGKTDATALAAEQRGFYLRTRESSFKRYPMAARDAAALALCVALVAAGVLL; this comes from the coding sequence GTGGTCAACGTCATCGACTACGTCCCCGGAGACACGCTTCTGCACCGGCTGAACCCCGTGACCAAGCTGGGCATCGCCGCGGCCATCATCGTCGCGACGTTCTTGGCGGACACCTACCCCATGCTCGTGGGGCTTCTCGCCCTCACGTTCGCGCTGGGCGCCTACTCCCGCTCCATGGGCAAGCTCGTCTCGCTGCTCAAGCTGGTGGTCCCGCTCGCCGTGGTGATGCTGCTGCTGCAGACCGTCTTCGTGCGCGGCGGTGGGACGGTCTTCGCGTGGGCGACCACGGAGGGGTTCGTCACGGGAGGCAAGGCCTGCCTGCGCCTCCTGGGTGTGGCTCTGCCGCTCATCCTCATGCTGGGCGTGACGAGGCTGAACGATCTCGCGAACGCGTGCGTGGAGGTGCTGCACGTCCCCTACCGCTACGCGTTCACGTTCACCACGGCACTGCGCTTCGTGCCCGTGTTCGGCCAGGAGATGAACGCGATCGTGGAGGCGCAGACGGCACGCGGGGTCGAGTACGACACCAAGAACCCCATCGGCAAGCTCAGGCTGATGCTGCCGCTGTGCGTGCCCCTGTTGGTGGGCTCCGTGGGGAAGACGGACGCCACGGCACTCGCAGCCGAGCAGCGAGGCTTCTACCTGCGCACGCGCGAGAGCAGCTTCAAGCGCTACCCCATGGCGGCGCGAGACGCCGCCGCGCTTGCGCTCTGCGTGGCGCTGGTGGCGGCGGGAGTGCTACTGTAG
- a CDS encoding MBL fold metallo-hydrolase: MRITHIYHSGFAVELACCTLLFDWYTGELPRLRYDLPLVTLVSHEHSDHYGRCIWSLREQFPNVRYVLDEDVAADAPADARVTAVEPHESYELQLDGMGSLPDAAGATVPLSVETLESNDEGVAFLVRACGTSAFFSGDLNSWQWARPAEQNAASEKFFRTELSRIVPGPVDLAFVPLDPRLEDPAAGIAALMDVVGARALFPMHYWDASAAARALMSDARLAPYLGITHFEDVCELPDPVTPSA; the protein is encoded by the coding sequence ATGCGCATTACTCATATCTACCACAGTGGCTTTGCCGTCGAGCTCGCCTGCTGCACACTGCTCTTCGACTGGTACACAGGCGAGCTCCCCAGGCTCCGCTACGACCTGCCGCTCGTCACGCTCGTCTCGCACGAGCACTCCGACCACTACGGACGCTGCATCTGGTCGCTGCGCGAGCAGTTCCCCAACGTGCGCTACGTGCTGGACGAGGACGTTGCGGCAGACGCCCCGGCCGATGCCCGCGTGACCGCCGTCGAGCCGCACGAGTCCTACGAGCTGCAGCTCGATGGCATGGGCAGCCTGCCCGACGCTGCCGGCGCTACCGTCCCGCTCTCCGTCGAGACCCTGGAGTCCAACGACGAGGGTGTGGCATTTCTCGTCCGTGCCTGTGGCACCTCGGCCTTCTTCTCGGGCGACCTCAACTCGTGGCAGTGGGCACGCCCGGCCGAGCAGAACGCGGCGTCCGAGAAGTTCTTCCGCACGGAGCTCTCGCGCATCGTCCCTGGCCCCGTTGACCTTGCCTTTGTCCCGCTCGACCCACGCCTTGAGGACCCGGCCGCTGGCATTGCCGCCCTTATGGACGTGGTTGGCGCCCGCGCGCTCTTCCCCATGCACTACTGGGATGCCAGCGCGGCCGCTCGCGCCCTCATGTCAGACGCTCGCCTTGCACCGTACTTGGGCATAACGCACTTTGAGGACGTCTGCGAGCTGCCAGACCCGGTCACACCCTCGGCCTGA
- a CDS encoding InlB B-repeat-containing protein has product MPQRSRCSSHDCRASHGARLGTRALASAVAALVLALSSIAAVPAQAEEPIPDEYKAQVEGNYWSELCWYTDESGLHRVMPTYLVDYFQNSRLKWSDDVAHEYYVPGFPDAGIIADKTAEDELRELVTQYWAVYSMDLPHAEPSDPALNHWQGGKQWNPYDFNYETDVLTVDSTDYNVRGDIQERGESSTAVVKHEVGDTVNLDLQLDLDVFKRVRNTALLAVINSEFPAYYTMLNDLPENGLASSDGAFAFVLDLPEGLEATDSTTYKLTGIDGFDLSVSKEKGGKRLVVKARLKPHGEYEPLKDLYARIQGVRSATLSIDGLKVTDQVARNQDSTVVAYAYGAHEVVSSSSNDAIINKDTSAQYDNKHWYARIPMLFAAKQNDAGRDVAAPADKPNLMTYSFRVDAPGTCTVTFVNDGDTYASVKAERGKTIDGDALTDESMPANPSKDGCVFKGWNTAQDGTGDAFDGSTVVNGDMTVYADYVKKPVPQPGPPSQPKAPAATPKAKVRRALPQTGDPALPVAPVAVGVAAVGTLLVGAALRCRAH; this is encoded by the coding sequence ATGCCACAACGCTCAAGGTGCAGTTCACATGATTGTCGTGCGTCGCACGGCGCACGGCTGGGCACCCGCGCACTCGCAAGCGCCGTCGCCGCGCTCGTACTTGCGCTCTCGTCGATTGCCGCTGTGCCGGCGCAGGCCGAGGAGCCCATTCCAGATGAGTACAAGGCCCAGGTCGAGGGTAACTACTGGTCGGAGCTCTGCTGGTATACCGATGAGTCCGGACTGCATCGCGTCATGCCCACCTACCTTGTCGACTACTTCCAGAACAGCAGGCTCAAGTGGTCGGATGACGTTGCGCATGAGTATTACGTACCCGGCTTCCCCGACGCGGGCATCATCGCGGACAAGACGGCGGAAGATGAGCTTAGGGAGCTTGTAACGCAATACTGGGCGGTCTATTCGATGGACCTCCCCCATGCGGAGCCGAGCGATCCGGCGCTCAACCACTGGCAGGGCGGCAAGCAGTGGAATCCCTATGACTTCAACTACGAGACGGACGTGCTGACCGTCGATTCAACGGACTACAACGTCCGCGGCGACATCCAAGAGCGTGGGGAATCGAGCACCGCCGTCGTGAAGCACGAGGTGGGCGATACCGTGAACCTCGACCTTCAGCTCGACCTCGACGTGTTCAAGCGGGTGCGCAACACCGCGCTTCTGGCGGTCATCAACTCGGAGTTCCCGGCATATTACACGATGCTCAACGACCTGCCCGAGAACGGCCTTGCGAGCTCGGACGGCGCGTTTGCCTTCGTGCTCGACCTGCCCGAGGGCCTCGAGGCCACCGATTCGACCACCTACAAGCTTACGGGCATCGACGGTTTCGATTTGAGCGTCTCGAAAGAGAAGGGCGGCAAGAGGCTCGTGGTGAAGGCGCGCCTCAAGCCTCACGGGGAATACGAGCCCCTGAAGGACCTATACGCACGCATCCAGGGCGTGCGGTCCGCGACCCTGAGCATCGATGGCCTCAAGGTGACCGACCAGGTGGCGCGCAATCAGGACAGCACGGTGGTCGCCTACGCGTACGGCGCGCACGAGGTCGTGAGCTCCTCGAGCAACGATGCGATCATCAACAAGGATACGTCCGCGCAATACGATAACAAGCATTGGTACGCCCGCATCCCCATGCTCTTCGCCGCGAAGCAGAACGATGCCGGGCGCGACGTGGCCGCTCCGGCCGACAAGCCCAATCTCATGACCTACAGCTTCAGGGTGGATGCTCCCGGAACCTGCACCGTGACCTTCGTGAACGATGGCGATACCTACGCCTCCGTCAAGGCCGAGCGAGGCAAGACGATCGACGGCGATGCCCTGACGGACGAATCCATGCCCGCGAACCCCTCCAAGGACGGATGCGTCTTCAAAGGTTGGAACACCGCGCAGGACGGCACGGGCGATGCGTTCGACGGCTCGACCGTGGTCAACGGTGACATGACGGTCTATGCCGACTACGTCAAGAAGCCGGTGCCGCAGCCGGGACCTCCGTCGCAGCCGAAGGCACCGGCAGCTACGCCAAAGGCGAAGGTGCGCCGTGCTCTGCCGCAGACCGGAGATCCCGCTCTTCCCGTTGCTCCCGTCGCCGTGGGAGTCGCAGCTGTTGGCACTCTGCTTGTCGGTGCAGCGCTGCGGTGTCGCGCACATTAG
- a CDS encoding DNA alkylation repair protein — protein sequence MPIRDRLFELRDPKYAAFQAKLTPNVPTERFIGVRVPDARRLAKSLSDGLEATEFLTRLPHDYYDEDVLHALLVSEMRDYETCIAAVDLFLPHVDNWAVCDVMSPKAFKGHKADLLDKIRGWSSSRETYTCRFGLEMLMTHFLDDNFEADLLEVPASVHSEEYYVNMMIAWFFATALAKQWDATVPYLQRGSLAPWVHNKTIQKARESRRVTDEQKAYLKTLKR from the coding sequence ATGCCCATACGAGACAGGCTCTTCGAGCTGCGGGATCCCAAGTACGCCGCCTTCCAGGCGAAGCTGACCCCGAACGTGCCGACCGAGAGGTTCATCGGCGTCCGCGTGCCCGATGCGCGAAGGCTTGCCAAGTCGCTTTCCGATGGTTTGGAGGCGACCGAGTTCCTGACCAGGCTGCCGCACGACTACTACGACGAGGACGTCCTTCATGCCCTGCTGGTCTCCGAGATGAGGGACTACGAGACCTGCATTGCCGCAGTGGACTTGTTCCTTCCCCACGTGGACAACTGGGCCGTCTGCGATGTCATGTCCCCGAAGGCATTCAAGGGGCACAAGGCGGACCTTCTCGACAAGATACGGGGCTGGTCCTCCTCGAGGGAGACCTACACCTGTCGCTTTGGCCTGGAGATGCTGATGACGCACTTCCTGGACGACAACTTCGAGGCCGATCTCCTGGAGGTTCCCGCATCCGTCCACTCGGAGGAGTACTACGTCAACATGATGATCGCCTGGTTCTTCGCGACGGCGCTCGCGAAGCAGTGGGACGCGACTGTCCCCTACCTGCAGCGTGGCAGCCTCGCACCCTGGGTCCACAACAAGACGATCCAGAAGGCGCGCGAAAGCCGTAGGGTCACCGACGAGCAGAAGGCCTACCTCAAGACGCTGAAGCGCTGA
- a CDS encoding winged helix-turn-helix transcriptional regulator has translation MGTRLEDLPACPVETTLTLIGSKWQVLILRDLTVNGTMRFKELQRSIGRISQKVLTSNLRAMEGSGLVHREVFAEVPPRVEYSLTELGQTLAPVLDALRQWGESYRERLRKE, from the coding sequence ATGGGAACAAGACTCGAGGACCTGCCAGCATGCCCGGTGGAAACCACCCTCACCCTCATCGGGAGCAAGTGGCAAGTCCTGATCCTGCGCGACCTCACCGTGAACGGCACCATGCGCTTCAAGGAGCTACAACGCTCCATCGGCAGGATCTCGCAGAAGGTCCTCACCTCGAACCTCCGCGCGATGGAAGGATCGGGCCTCGTTCATCGGGAGGTCTTTGCGGAGGTGCCACCGCGCGTGGAGTATTCCCTCACCGAACTTGGTCAGACGCTCGCGCCCGTGCTTGACGCCCTGAGGCAATGGGGCGAAAGCTACAGGGAGCGGCTGCGGAAAGAGTAG